One Ahaetulla prasina isolate Xishuangbanna chromosome 1, ASM2864084v1, whole genome shotgun sequence DNA window includes the following coding sequences:
- the MRPL18 gene encoding large ribosomal subunit protein uL18m: MAFRRLAPPLSRAARTFGEPEHGVKFNSSVPDPIPFPDEVDTRENEIVAPEFTNRNPHNLERLAIARKDLGWKTSWPKRDYWYRLRFEKTQKHVEGYIEHCSGHIVVSASTREWAIKKHLYKTTGVAACENVGRVLAQRCLEAGINFVDDKVTIPWEEHGEGLKRFKQAMTEGGVELQELERIYDKYGNKKLPQKVQSEKPAVPSLDDSRSHTALHT, translated from the exons atggcgttcaggaggTTGGCTCCGCCGCTGAGCAGGGCGGCCAGGACATTCGGGGAACCCGAGCACG GAGTTAAATTTAATTCTTCTGTTCCTGATCCCATACCTTTTCCTGATGAAGTGGATACAAGAGAAAATGAGATTGTTGCTCCTGAGTTCACAAATAGGAACCCACATAATTTGGAAAGATTGGCTATAGCAAGAAAGGATCTAGGATGGAAAACCTCATGGCCAAAACGGGATTATTGGTACAG GTTACGATttgaaaaaacccaaaaacatgtGGAAGGCTACATTGAACATTGCAGCGGTCATATTGTAGTCTCTGCTTCCACTCGCGAGTGGGCTATTAAGAAGCATCTTTACAAAACAACCGGTGTGGCAGCATGTGAGAATGTGGGGCGTGTATTAGCACAACGTTGTCTCGAAGCTGGAATCAACTTTGTGGATGACAAGGTTACAATTCCATGGGAAGAACATGGCGAAGGG CTGAAACGTTTCAAGCAGGCTATGACTGAAGGTGGTGTTGAACTCCAAGAACTTGAAAGAATTTATGATAAGTATGGTAATAAGAAGCTTCCCCAGAAAGTACAGTCTGAGAAGCCTGCAGTTCCATCCTTGGACGACAGTCGATCACACACTGCTCTTCATACATAA